One part of the Lycium ferocissimum isolate CSIRO_LF1 chromosome 8, AGI_CSIRO_Lferr_CH_V1, whole genome shotgun sequence genome encodes these proteins:
- the LOC132067370 gene encoding WAT1-related protein At3g28050-like has protein sequence MWSSRLLIIAVLVTIECMEVGLNTLNKAATTRGMSNFVFIFYANALALFFLVPSTFIYHRIRPCRKLKFSIFCRMFLLAILSCSVQILLYIGIECSNPTLASAMTDLVPAFTFLIAVIAGMEKLGLKLKSSLAKSIGTTILIIGALLMTFYRGPPIFLNKSISPKSFHQLHISTKSNWTLGGFLLAAANFLLACLYIVQAWVMNDYPEEFMVTTVTCGLVTIMSAVVGLIAEPNPTSWRLKPDLELITVCYAAIFMIVLRSLVFVWALKKKGPVFVVMVKPLGMIAAVIMGVTFLGDVFHVGNIIGGTIIALGFYCVMWGKAKEEMCVENIGMDSGLATTRVSLLRQSDNA, from the exons ATGTGGAGCTCAAGGCTGCTAATTATAGCAGTGTTGGTGACAATAGAATGCATGGAAGTTGGTTTAAACACACTCAATAAAGCTGCTACCACCAGAGGAATGAGCAATTTCGTTTTCATATTCTATGCCAACGCCTTGGCTTTGTTCTTCCTCGTCCCTTCTACTTTTATCTATCATAG AATCAGGCCTTGCAGAAAGCTCAAATTTTCTATATTCTGTCGGATGTTTCTTCTTGCCATTCTCAG CTGCTCTGTGCAAATATTGTTGTACATTGGGATAGAGTGTAGCAATCCAACTCTGGCCTCAGCAATGACTGATCTTGTTCCAGCTTTCACTTTCCTAATTGCTGTAATCGCCGG GATGGAAAAGTTGGGATTAAAGTTGAAAAGCAGTCTGGCAAAGTCTATTGGGACAACAATATTAATTATTGGGGCCCTGCTTATGACTTTTTATAGAGGCCCTCCCATATTtctcaataaatcaatatcCCCCAAATCTTTTCATCAACTTCACATCAGTACAAAATCAAATTGGACCCTTGGGGGATTTCTACTTGCTGCTGCTAATTTCTTGCTTGCATGCTTATACATCGTTCAG gcatgggttatgaatgattaTCCAGAAGAATTCATGGTGACGACTGTTACTTGTGGCTTAGTAACAATTATGTCAGCTGTGGTTGGCTTAATTGCTGAGCCAAATCCGACTTCTTGGAGACTTAAGCCAGATTTGGAGTTGATTACCGTTTGTTATGCT gcAATTTTTATGATTGTCCTTAGAAGTCTAGTTTTTGTTTGGGCACTGAAGAAGAAGGGACCCGTGTTTGTTGTAATGGTTAAGCCACTTGGAATGATAGCTGCTGTTATCATGGGGGTCACTTTTCTTGGTGATGTTTTTCATGTTGGAAA TATAATTGGTGGAACGATCATAGCATTGGGTTTCTACTGTGTGATGTGGGGAAAAGCTAAAGAAGAAATGTGTGTTGAAAACATAGGCATGGATTCTGGTTTGGCCACTACCAGGGTATCCTTACTAAGGCAAAGTGATAATGCCTAA
- the LOC132067369 gene encoding glyceraldehyde-3-phosphate dehydrogenase, cytosolic produces the protein MGKVKIGINGFGRIGRLVARVALQSDDIELVAVNDPFITTDYMTYMFKYDTVHGQWKKHELTVKDEKTLLFGDKPVKVFGARNPEEIPWGEAGAEYVVESTGVFTDKDKAAAHLKGGAKRVVISAPSKDAPMFVMGVNEKEYKADINIVSNASCTTNCLAPLAKVINDKFGIVEGLMTTVHSITATQKTVDGPSMKDWRGGRAAAHNIIPSSTGAAKAVGKVLPALNGKLTGMAFRVPTVDVSVVDLTARLEKAATYDEIKAALKAESEGKMKGILGYTEDDVVSSDFIGDCRSSIFDAKAGIALNGNFVKVVSWYDNEWGYSNRVIDLIRHMSTVA, from the exons ATGGGCAAAGTCAAGATCGGAATCAATG GTTTTGGAAGAATTGGTAGATTGGTGGCTAGAGTGGCACTGCAGAGTGATGACATTGAACTTGTCGCTGTCAATGACCCCTTTATCACCACTGACTACATG ACCTACATGTTCAAGTATGACACTGTTCATGGCCAATGGAAGAAACACGAGCTTACTGTTAAGGATGAAAAAACTCTTCTCTTTGGCGATAAACCCGTCAAAGTATTTGGTGCTAG AAATCCCGAAGAAATTCCATGGGGTGAGGCTGGAGCAGAGTATGTTGTGGAATCCACTGGAGTTTTCACTGATAAAGACAAAGCTGCAGCCCACTTGAAG GGAGGAGCAAAGAGGGTTGTCATTTCAGCACCTAGCAAGGATGCACCCATGTTTGTTATGGGTGTCAATGAGAAGGAATACAAAGCCGATATTAACATTGTTTCGAATGCTAGTTGCACTACCAACTGTCTTGCTCCATTGGCTAAG GTTATTAATGACAAATTTGGTATTGTCGAGGGACTTATGACCACGGTCCACTCTATTACTG CAACGCAAAAGACTGTTGATGGACCTTCGATGAAGGACTGGAGAGGTGGACGAGCTGCTGCTCATAACATTATCCCTAGCAGTACCGGAGCTGCCAAG GCTGTTGGAAAAGTTCTGCCAGCACTGAACGGAAAGTTGACTGGGATGGCTTTTCGTGTTCCAACTGTTGATGTTTCAGTGGTTGATCTAACGGCGAGGCTTGAGAAAGCTGCTACCTATGATGAAATCAAGGCAGCTCTCAA GGCTGAGTCTGAGGGTAAAATGAAGGGAATTCTTGGCTACACTGAAGATGATGTAGTCTCATCTGATTTTATCGGTGATTGCAG GTCAAGCATCTTTGATGCCAAGGCTGGTATTGCTCTTAATGGGAACTTTGTTAAGGTTGTCTCGTGGTATGACAACGAATGGGGCTACAG TAACCGAGTTATCGACTTGATTCGTCACATGTCAactgttgcataa